Proteins encoded by one window of Brienomyrus brachyistius isolate T26 unplaced genomic scaffold, BBRACH_0.4 scaffold67, whole genome shotgun sequence:
- the LOC125725458 gene encoding ras and Rab interactor 2-like isoform X2, which yields MAASALVHPCLLDRTGSFFKLIDSFASEIGELKQEMVQTAQPTARHSGADLLEGLEGEVSGVYLQSHPGATSGARDSGYDSLRRRMSVLDRLAQTHAAWLLLSLSDEEAGRILQQQPCGTFLVRKSARLQRKVLSLRVDDVAPGAVSDFLIRESQYTFSLEGSGISFADLFRLVAFYCISRDVLPFTLRLPEAIATAKTQTDLEQVAQLGAGFWESSLCRRKDPCVSPSRGSQVKPPQPPGDPGPHLSLRTRAPSQLERGQSNGALCFINPLFLQAHRLEEAAPPDPKSLPRGPALRTPPPRPPPPRSLPRRPVPPPQKQRSMPETAGWTCQQPQPPPSVRRGLMGAKLSGLTFSTPKRSSAPIPVPPPRLKKQYSMSDADGLRCQIALDERTIEKALCQRRPPAPTAESPSPPAVPGARPDARHRSRGEPGQRLSDVSISTSSSDSLEYSHSYSLSGPSPPSGDGPAGDSSEEEDDDMEEEEDYGMSVESDQEVSVPLPFKSKKLHVGGTFVLRRALKGRLRKVSGVFNSFMTPERRAVRRIAELARDKGAYFGCLVQDYVSFLQENRGCHTSGLDLLQTLRQFMTQMKAYLRQSSELDPPIESLIPEDQIDQVLEKAMHKCVLKPLKGVVETALMDFQVASGAWQQLRENLALAKAKQPQELGVDCTYPPDPVAVEKIRHKFHNMRKMYSPEKKVALLLRVCKLIYTIMEDNSGRKFGADDFLPMLTYVLAQCDMPQLDLEIQYMMELLDPSLLHGEGGYYLTSAYGAMSLIKNFQEEQAARVLSSEARSTLHQWHRRRTAQRTVPSVDDFQNYLRVALQEADSGCTAKTLLVRPYSTTEEVCVLCSQKFSVQDPESYALFLLIGETSQQLAADTYPQRIKAEIHSRPQPQPFHFVYRRVPNLNLCGPTDQQNGNCLSD from the exons GCTGGAGGGGGAGGTGAGCGGCGTTTATCTGCAGTCCCACCCGGGGGCTACAAGTGGCGCCAGAGACTCGGGCTACGACTCCCTGCGGCGCCGCATGAGCGTGCTGGACAGACTGGCGCAGACGCACGCCGCATGGCTGCTGCTGTCGCTCAGCGACGAGGAGGCCGGCCGCATCCTGCAGCAACAGCCCTGCGGG ACGTTTCTGGTCAGAAAGTCGGCGCGGCTGCAGAGGAAGGTGCTGTCCCTGCGCGTGGATGATGTGGCCCCCGGAGCCGTCAGTGACTTCCTCATCAGGGAGAGCCAGTACA CTTTCTCTCTGGAGGGATCTGGGATCAGCTTTGCCGACCTGTTCCGCCTGGTAGCCTTCTACTGCATCAGCAG GGATGTCCTGCCCTTCACCCTGAGGCTCCCTGAGGCCATCGCCACGGCCAAGACCCAGACTGACCTGGAGCAAGTGGCCCAGCTGGGGGCAG GATTCTGGGAGTCCTCACTGTGCCGCAGGAAGGATCCCTGCGTGTCACCTTCTCGCGGGTCACAGGTTAAACCCCCACAGCCGCCAGGGGACCCGGGGCCTCACCTGAGTCTGCGCACGAGGGCCCCGTCGCAGCTGGAGCGCGGACAGTCCAACGGGGCACTCTGCTTCATCAACCCACTCTTCCTGCAGGCGCACCGCCTCGAGGAAGCTGCACCTCCGGATCCCAAATCACTCCCCCGCGGGCCTGCCCTCCGTACACCCCCGCCACGGCCCCCGCCCCCACGCTCACTGCCCCGAAGGCCCGTGCCTCCGCCGCAGAAACAGAGGAGCATGCCGGAGACGGCGGGCTGGACGTGCCAGCAGCCACAGCCTCCACCGTCCGTGCGCCGGGGCCTCATGGGGGCCAAGCTCAGTGGCCTGACCTTCTCCACGCCCAAACGCAGCAGTGCCCCCATCCCCGTGCCCCCGCCCCGCCTTAAGAAGCAGTACAGCATGTCTGACGCCGACGGCCTGCGATGCCAGATCGCGCTGGATGAGCGCACCATCGAGAAGGCCCTGTGTCAGCGTCGCCCCCCCGCTCCGACTGCCGAGAGCCCTAGCCCCCCTGCTgtgcccggcgcacgtccagacGCCCGGCATCGCAGCAGGGGAGAGCCCGGCCAGCGGCTGAGTGACGTCAGCATCTCCACGTCCTCCTCCGATTCCCTGGAATACTCCCACAGCTACTCCCTGTCGGGGCCAAGCCCCCCCTCCGGCGACGGGCCAGCGGGCGACAGCAGCGAGGAGGAAGACGACGAcatggaggaagaggaggactaCGGCATGAGCGTGGAGAGCGACCAGGAGGTCAGCGTGCCGCTACCGTTCAAGTCCAAGAAGTTGCACGTGGGAGGCACCTTCGTGCTGCGACGGGCGCTGAAGGGCCGCCTGCGAAAGGTCAGTGGCGTATTCAACTCGTTCATGACGCCGGAGCGGCGGGCGGTGCGGCGCATCGCTGAGCTGGCCCGCGACAAGGGCGCCTACTTCGGCTGCCTGGTGCAGGACTATGTCAGCTTCCTGCAGGAGAATCGCGGTTGCCACACGTCGGGCCTTGACCTGCTGCAGACGCTGCGGCAGTTCATGACACAGATGAAGGCCTACCTGCGGCAGAGCTCTGAGCTGGACCCCCCCATCGAGTCGCTGATCCCTGAAGACCAGATCG ACCAGGTGCTGGAGAAGGCCATGCACAAGTGCGTGCTGAAGCCGCTGAAGGGTGTGGTGGAGACGGCCCTGATGGACTTCCAGGTGGCCAGCGGCGCCTGGCAGCAGCTGCGGGAGAACCTGGCGCTGGCCAAGGCCAAGCAGCCGCAGGAGCTGGGCGTGGACTGCACCTACCCCCCGGACCCGGTGGCCGTCGAGAAGATCCGCCACAAGTTCCACAACATGCGCAAGATGTACTCGCCTGAGAAGAAGGTGGCATTGCTGCTGCGAGTGTGCAAGCTCATCTACACCATCATGGAGGACAACTCAG GGAGGAAGTTCGGTGCCGACGACTTCCTGCCCATGCTGACCTACGTCCTGGCCCAGTGCGACATGCCCCAGCTGGACCTGGAGATCCAGTACATGATGGAGCTGCTTGACCCATCCCTGTTGCACGGCGAAG GCGGCTACTACCTGACCAGCGCCTACGGAGCCATGTCCCTCATCAAGAACTTTCAGGAGGAACAAGCCGCCAGGGTGCTGAGCTCAGAGGCTCGCAGCACACTGCACCAGTGGCACCGCCGGCGCACTGCCCAGCGCACCGTGCCCTCGGTGGATGACTTCCAG aaTTACCTTCGCGTGGCCCTGCAAGAGGCAGACAGTGGCTGCACGGCCAAGACCCTGCTGGTGCGCCCCTACTCTACCACCGAGGAGGTGTGTGTGCTGTGCTCCCAAAAGTTCAGCGTGCAGGACCCGGAGAGCTACGCCCTGTTCCTGCTCATCGGAGAGACCAGCCAGCAGTTGGCCGCAGACACCTACCCCCAGCGGATCAAGGCAGAGATCCACAGCCGGCCTCAGCCCCAGCCTTTCCACTTTGTGTACAGGAGGGTGCCTAACCTCAACTTGTGTGGACCCACCGACCAGCAGAACGGCAACTGTCTCTCAGATTAA